Below is a genomic region from Altererythrobacter sp. Root672.
CGTCCATCTGCGGCGTTCCGCTTAATTGCTCTTCTGAGCGACCCTATCGTGTTGGGATTAACACGATTTAGGTGCACTAGCTATGCAGCCCATGAACAACTCGCTAATGCGCCGCACCATGACCGCGTCTCAGGACAAGCAAATGCTCGCCAAGGCGGAGACGCTTATCGAAGCGCTCCCCTATTTTCAGCGCTATGCCGGCCGTAGCTTCGTGGTGAAGTACGGTGGCCATGCGATGGGCGATCCCGAGGCCGCGCGCGACTTTGCCGAAGACATCGTGCTGCTCAAGGCCGTGGGCATCAACCCTGTCGTGGTCCACGGCGGCGGGCCCCAGATCGGTGCGATGCTCAAGAAGCTTGGCGTCGAATCCAAGTTCGTCGACGGACTGCGGGTGACCGACAAGGTGACCGCCGAAGTGGCCGAGATGGTCCTGTCCGGCGCGATCAACAAGGAACTGGTCGGCTGGATCTCCCAGGCCGGGGGCAAGGCGCTCGGCATCTCGGGCAAGGACGGCGGCCTCGTTACCGCCACCAAGGTCAAGCGCACGACCAAGGACCCGGACAGCAATATCGAACAGGCGATCGACCTCGGCTTCGTGGGCGAACCGGAGATCGTCGACATCACGATCCTGGACACCGCCAGCAAGGCCGGCATGATCCCGATCGTCGCGCCGATCGCCGCGGGCGCCGACGGCCACACTTACAACATCAACGCCGACACCATGGCCGGCGCGATTGCCGCAGCCCTGGGTGCCGCGCGCCTGTTCCTACTGACCGATGTGCCGGGCGTGCTCGACAAGCAGGGGGAGCTGATGACCGACCTGACCCCGGCAGATATCGGCCGCCTGCGTGAAGACGGCACGATCACCGGCGGGATGATCCCCAAGT
It encodes:
- the argB gene encoding acetylglutamate kinase, encoding MTASQDKQMLAKAETLIEALPYFQRYAGRSFVVKYGGHAMGDPEAARDFAEDIVLLKAVGINPVVVHGGGPQIGAMLKKLGVESKFVDGLRVTDKVTAEVAEMVLSGAINKELVGWISQAGGKALGISGKDGGLVTATKVKRTTKDPDSNIEQAIDLGFVGEPEIVDITILDTASKAGMIPIVAPIAAGADGHTYNINADTMAGAIAAALGAARLFLLTDVPGVLDKQGELMTDLTPADIGRLREDGTITGGMIPKLETCIQAVEAGCEAAVILDGRVGHAMLLEFFTSRGAGTLVRAG